TGGCTCCCGCTTCAGGCCTTGGCCGAACGCTTCGGCTTTTCAGACGCAGCTTTCGGCGCGGCGGCTTTCCGGCCCTTGGCCTTCGGCTCGGACGGCGGCGCTTCCTCCGCTTTGGGAGCCGCCGTCTTTCGGGTGCGCGTCTTGCGCACCGGCACCGCTTCGGCCGGGGGTGCTTCTTCCGCAGCGGCGCTCTCAGTAGAAAGGGACGCCTCCGCGGAACCCATCTGGCGGCCGAGATCGTCGGTCGGTCCGGCGGGATCGGCGGCATCGTCGACCCAGCCGTCCTCGGCCCTGATCTCCTGCGCGGCCATGTGCCAATGCACATCCCCACGACCCTCCGGCCGCCCTTCGCGCTCCCAGATTTCGTAAGCGCGTTGCTTGATCCGGTCTTCCTGTTCAGGCGACATGAAATCCTCCTCGTCTGCTCGTTTCGGATCCGGTTGTTTTGCCCGAAAACACATGCCACCTCACGATGTTCCTGGAAAGGAAAATCGACGCTTTCAAGGACTTAGCGGCGATCCGGTCTCACAAGGTCGGCACAGACAAGACGCCCCGGGAAGATGACTTCCCGGGGCGTTTCAGTTGGTCGGTCAGGAAGGTTCGTTGAACGCCCGTCTTTACATCCGACGGTCGGCACTCAGTGGGCAGATGCCCCCTCCGCCCCGATGCCGGTCTGGGAACGGATATACTGGGCTTCGAATGCCCGCTCCTCGTCGGCCGCGTTCTGGCTCTTGTCCAGCACCGAGAACAGCCAGGACCCGAAGAAGGCCAGCGTGA
This Skermanella mucosa DNA region includes the following protein-coding sequences:
- a CDS encoding DUF2934 domain-containing protein — protein: MSPEQEDRIKQRAYEIWEREGRPEGRGDVHWHMAAQEIRAEDGWVDDAADPAGPTDDLGRQMGSAEASLSTESAAAEEAPPAEAVPVRKTRTRKTAAPKAEEAPPSEPKAKGRKAAAPKAASEKPKRSAKA